A region of Drosophila santomea strain STO CAGO 1482 unplaced genomic scaffold, Prin_Dsan_1.1 Segkk25_quiver_pilon_scaf, whole genome shotgun sequence DNA encodes the following proteins:
- the LOC120457542 gene encoding ubiquitin-conjugating enzyme E2 G1-like, with translation MSELQSSLLLKKQLAELNKNPVEGFSAGLIDENDIFRWEVLIIGPPDTLYEGGFFKAHLYFPKEYPLRPPRMKFVTEIWHPNIEKNGDVCISILHEPGDDKWGYEKASERWLPVHTVETILISVISMLADPNDESPANVDAAKEWRESYTDFKRKVARCVRKSQEECS, from the exons ATGTCTGAACTTCAGTCATCTTTACTGTTAAAAAAACAATTGGCAG AACTAAACAAGAATCCAGTGGAAGGATTCTCGGCTGGTTTAATTGATGAGAATGATATATTTCGCTGGGAAGTTTTAATAATTGGACCGCCAGATACACTGTA CGAAGGAGGATTCTTTAAAGCTCATCTTTACTTTCCTAAGGAATATCCGTTGCGTCCTCCTCGAATGAAGtttgttacagaaatttggCACCCTAATATTGAGAAGAACGGAGATGTCTGTATTTCTATTTTACATGAGCCTGGAGACGATAAATGGGGATACGAAAAAGCATCGGAGCGCTGGTTACCCGTGCATACAGTGGAGACCATCTTGATATCTGTAATATCAATGCTGGCCGATCCAAACGATGAGTCTCCAGCAAACGTTGATGCTGCCAAGGAATGGCGAGAATCCTATACCGACTTTAAGCGCAAAGTTGCTCGTTGCGTCAGAAAAAGTCAGGAGGAGTGCTCGTGA